One stretch of Mustelus asterias chromosome 21, sMusAst1.hap1.1, whole genome shotgun sequence DNA includes these proteins:
- the rlf gene encoding zinc finger protein Rlf isoform X2: MLVNNYLIQEGPTFLEMRIKHLMKADRKFDATLLAKCCAENSEINRKGAFRQIYLTCLCTMGPNEEAAKEIAHVDCKEVLDIICNLESEGQDNAAFVLCTTFLTHQLQQESVYCSWELTLFWSKLQRRMDPSLDSFLERCRQLGIIARTVYHIFFLIKVIQSEAEGAGLPISIELCVGALRIQSNENAEMKISICKTIACLMPDDLEVRRACQLTQFLLEPTVDAYREVEKLYKQPDQKYDEENGPIPNSLHCELLLVLKSHWPFDPEFWDWKTLKRHCRGHLGDQAAAISEDELSEEELDGDELFDQMSKIPETINDGRERDGESLIKKKEKVMSERYYRWLQNMFFCVLCKKDYVVARIVHHAKTHIRDGIFSCPVCAKKFKKKEQFTPHVKEHIKKPKREKKQKKKAEAAEKSLLPALNVSPPPKHQLPVDEVKESVKKEVEENDYIIFSGTDSVEEGRGDVSKPEVDETALSQWTESYPCPGTDCLRSFKYYKNLTAHLKNDHLDNDENVKHFLEMNNRKALCKYCRRHFVSDYHLKAHLKVHSGLQPYICIQMDCNASFQAFADLVKHRKQHKEFRSKCTFKGCNKVFSGSCLLYHHEAQHYREAAYSCNLSGCKKFYFSKSEFQNHLQTHGITRLEDFEAKFLKKESDTTEGLVDDGPKLVTAEEKLHPNSSTEDATVKLNEIAGKSSESCSYSLPQDMVKRENEAQYSPVGSCYPVAQGTGSADSSFVSKSRPGNSNLQSVYSENLLVPLEKLASFKELSDIEDMMKAATLHPEINRSLAKHKIITGVGGSLTALNKLACGIDGCVMMYALTKDLKKHIKVAHPNYYKVKKRIDKHSRDVLKGSAPNQVKVKTELGQQAPPRSSLQGDEGESVPPAVDEVCGNKNVLLKTQRAKKPKNNRNAKWPAIFKDNKFVCSRCFKEFSNPKSLGGHLARKIKCPLLAESSAETTPMKGFIDQPPNGASCAPVVPTLEELVRALQKLQLDKSEAFRNEVMACASTLSPPPSAEFPPTSIPTSDASVSTLSCNDSQLQPHSHELFQSDSSSKEDAGIIKPFVCDHEGCAFKAMTKDGLINHYVKTHKYSKEKVLQLSRFQLRFAPFKCHICLRTFTRKTNLRTHYKQMHRFSKEDMQRGKFSYINCVSVPSNTNPQLNVPNILIKTENDSPHLTEDNLSSAQNVAERLSLPENAGPIKTEEGCLYPVSVSYQMKNFNLFGDDEREHLGPVSGSWRQTGSDSENTMNESFTTERECSESTESLKSEELRLNGSMESSMMPDSADDSESKEEGRGSRRIGAKSNLCYILNKYHKPYHCIHKGCSAAFTGQPNLIRHYQTVHQYNREQMFLEEDQGNAKKDHTKVKKIFKCKFEGCTKRFQYPRVLLRHYSEIHKLAGSETGKYACNQPDCLASFNVYSNLRRHLQQAHEINLEVKREAPGDLQFKCSIDGCSRTYTIRSSYLRHVQRQHKAHYKSILLRPRKNFQYDCKPDLERYDHSHLIDGAAHSSSSTVEPDKLFGQEHLTDEDSCGSALLGEPNLERLNAERLIDDGSSDSESEVEPDYERYQKHLDSYDSAPSLTESNFEGHNSGFLDGKTYRKAAELESDLEKGDTEHHSDDTSDSAAQEEDSERNESCLALDGSLVDDSEKDPRKSLRCCDFVLKSTDHGFAMCKAEVLRDQFPCMVDDCQTVVLSRRSVLRHYKVQHKMAAKYVEQNLNALLVCKKYSDPSHSEKLGSDSLKLPKKLVSEQTEETPGCSVLRQQNGETPIKTEYKIEPEQIGTGQQLHNCSVGNGNDAVPGSGNVLFPGKTVSSNSATGMANRGPSFKENDANQAFLPKNGGVITSLTKQSMSQNGPLFAKLKQPLKRKSEMEGQSQRTNSTLTQGSFFGTKDGQQSQNGQQKPFDLTTYKPIGFEASFLKFIQESEDTENDVDETWHWEPPKRCKKYTSQKRESAINTGSKESTMENCKEYSADCDKNDSVHSGFPAIEPLISPGPSPSLEDLRTILDKALTDCGDLALKQLHFLRPVVVLERSEFSTPLLELFPTKKSDELCVGSS, translated from the exons TAAACAATTACTTGATCCAAGAGGGGCCTACGTTCCTTGAGATGCGCATTAAACATCTGATGAAGGCAGATCGCAAGTTTGATGCCACGCTGCTTGCAAAGTGTTGTGCAGAAAATTCAGAAATTAACAGAAAAGGTGCTTTTCGACAAATCTACCTCACTTGTCTCTGCACTATGGGACCCAATGAGGAAGCAGCAAAAGAG ATTGCACATGTTGATTGCAAGGAAGTACTGGATATTATTTGTAACTTGGAGTCTGAAGGCCAGGATAATGCTGCCTTCGTCCTATGTACAACGTTCCTCACCCATCAGTTGCAACAGGAAAGTGTCTATTGCTCTTG GGAACTCACACTATTTTGGAGCAAATTGCAACGGAGAATGGATCCCTCTTTGGATTCCTTCCTAGAACGTTGTCGGCAGCTTGGTATTATTGCAAGGACAGTGTACCACATATTCTTCCTAATAAAAGTTATCCAATCTGAA GCAGAAGGAGCTGGTCTCCCCATTTCTATTGAACTGTGTGTAGGAGCCCTTCGTATTCAGTCTAATGAAAATGCAGAGATGAAGATTTCCATTTGTAAAACCATTGCGTGTTTGATGCCAGATGACCTTGAAGTCAGACGTGCTTGTCAACTCACTCAGTTCCTGCTGGAACCCACAGTGGATGCATACCGTGAAGTGGAAAAGCTGTATAAGCAGCCTGATCAAAAATATGATGAGGAAAATGGCCCTATTCCCAATTCATTACACTGTGAACTTTTGTTGGTTTTAAAATCCCACTGGCCTTTTGATCCAGAATTTTGGGATTGGAAAACTCTAAAACGTCATTGCAGGGGGCATCTGGGAGACCAGGCTGCTGCGATTTCAGAAGATGAACTCAGTGAAGAGGAGTTGGATGGTGATGAACTCTTTGATCAGATGAGCAAAATCCCAGAGACAATAAATgacggaagagagagagatggagaaagtcTTATCAAAAAGAAAGAGAAGGTGATGTCCGAGAGGTATTATAGATGGCTTCAAAATATGTTCTTCTGTGTGCTGTGCAAGAAAGATTATGTTGTGGCTAGAATCGTACATCATGCAAAGACTCACATTCGAGATGGAATATTTTCCTGCCCTGTCTGTGCAAAGAAATTTAAGAAAAAGGAGCAGTTTACCCCGCATGTAAAGGAGCACATAAAGaaacccaagagagagaaaaagcagaAAAAGAAAGCAGAAGCAGCTGAAAAATCTCTGCTACCTGCCTTAAATGTGAGTCCACCTCCGAAGCATCAGCTTCCCGTAGATGAAGTGAAAGAGTCGGTTAAAAAAGAGGTGGAGGAAAATGACTACATAATCTTCAGTGGAACTGACTCAGTGGAGGAAGGACGAGGTGATGTGTCCAAACCAGAAGTGGACGAAACTGCTCTGTCACAGTGGACAGAAAGTTATCCGTGTCCAGGGACAGATTGTTTAAGATCATTTAAATACTACAAAAATCTCACAGCCCATTTGAAAAATGACCACTTGGACAATGATGAAAACGTAAAGCACTTCCTTGAAATGAATAACAGGAAGGCACTGTGCAAATACTGCCGGCGCCATTTTGTCAGTGACTACCATCTTAAAGCCCATTTAAAAGTACACTCGGGGTTGCAGCCCTACATTTGCATTCAGATGGACTGCAACGCAAGCTTTCAGGCCTTTGCTGACCTGGTGAAACACAGGAAACAACATAAGGAGTTCCGATCCAAATGTACGTTTAAAGGTTGCAACAAGGTTTTCAGTGGATCTTGCTTGTTGTATCACCATGAAGCCCAGCATTACAGAGAGGCAGCCTATTCCTGCAACTTATCTGGCTGCAAGAAATTCTACTTTTCGAAAAGTGAGTTTCAAAATCACCTGCAAACACACGGTATAACAAGACTGGAAGATTTTGAGGCTAAATTTCTGAAAAAAGAGAGTGACACCACAGAAGGTCTGGTCGATGATGGTCCTAAGCTTGTGACAGCAGAGGAGAAACTTCATCCCAACAGTTCCACAGAAGATGCAACTGTGAAGTTGAATGAAATTGCaggaaagtcttctgaaagttgcAGCTATTCTCTGCCCCAAGACATGgtaaaaagagaaaatgaagCACAGTACAGTCCCGTTGGTTCTTGTTACCCAGTGGCGCAAGGTACCGGGAGTGCAGATTCCAGTTTTGTCAGCAAGAGTCGACCTGGAAATAGCAATCTGCAGAGTGTTTATTCTGAAAATCTGCTTGTGCCATTAGAAAAGTTGGCATCATTTAAAGAGCTGAGTGACATTGAGGATATGATGAAAGCAGCTACCCTTCATCCAGAAATTAACAGGAGCCTGGCTAAGCACAAAATCATAACTGGGGTTGGAGGTAGCTTGACAGCCTTAAATAAGCTTGCTTGTGGCATAGATGGCTGTGTTATGATGTATGCCTTGACAAAGGACCTGAAGAAACACATTAAAGTAGCTCATCCAAACTACTACAAGGTTAAGAAGCGAATTGACAAACACAGCAGAGATGTCTTGAAAGGTTCTGCACCGAATCAAGTCAAAGTTAAAACTGAATTAGGACAGCAGGCACCACCAAGGTCGTCATTGCAGGGAGATGAAGGAGAATCCGTTCCGCCTGCGGTTGATGAAGTTTGTGGAAATAAAAATGTGTTGCTCAAAACTCAGCGAGCCAAGAAGCCCAAGAACAACAGAAATGCCAAGTGGCCTGCTATTTTTAAGGATAATAAGTTTGTGTGCTCCAGATGCTTCAAAGAGTTTTCGAACCCCAAATCACTTGGTGGCCATCTGGCTCGCAAAATAAAATGCCCATTGCTTGCTGAGAGTAGTGCAGAGACCACGCCTATGAAGGGGTTTATAGACCAGCCTCCAAATGGTGCCAGTTGTGCTCCTGTTGTGCCAACTCTGGAAGAACTTGTAAGGGCTCTGCAGAAGCTGCAGTTGGATAAATCTGAAGCATTTAGAAATGAAGTGATGGCATGTGCTTCCACTTTATCTCCGCCACCTTCAGCAGAGTTCCCCCCTACATCGATCCCCACCAGCGATGCTTCTGTTTCCACACTGTCGTGTAATGATTCCCAATTGCAGCCACATTCTCATGAGCTCTTCCAAAGTGATTCTTCATCTAAAGAGGACGCTGGAATCATTAAACCATTCGTCTGTGACCATGAAGGATGTGCCTTTAAGGCAATGACCAAAGATGGCCTCATCAACCATTATGTTAAAACTCACAAGTATtctaaggagaaggttcttcaGCTAAGCAGGTTTCAACTCAGGTTTGCACCATTCAAATGCCACATCTGCCTAAGAACATTTACAAGAAAAACAAATCTTAGAACGCACTATAAACAAATGCACAGGTTCAGTAAAGAGGACATGCAGAGAGGAAAGTTTTCCTACATAAACTGTGTCTCTGTTCCTAGCAATACAAATCCACAGCTGAATGTGCCAAATATCCTAATTAAAACTGAGAATGACAGTCCGCACCTGACTGAAGATAACTTGAGCAGTGCTCAGAATGTCGCTGAAAGGCTGAGTTTGCCTGAGAACGCTGGGCCTATTAAGACAGAAGAGGGTTGCCTTTACCCAGTGAGTGTTTCTTACCAGATGAAAAACTTTAATTTATTTGGGGATGACGAACGTGAACACCTCGGCCCAGTGAGTGGAAGTTGGCGCCAGACGGGGAGTGATTCAGAGAATACAATGAATGAATCCTTCACTACTGAAAGGGAATGTTCGGAATCCACAGAATCTTTAAAATCTGAGGAGCTGCGTTTGAACGGCAGCATGGAATCTAGTATGATGCCGGATAGTGCAGATGACTCAGAGTCCAAGGAAGAAGGTCGAGGGAGCAGAAGAATTGGTGCTAAAAGTAATTTGTGCTACATCTTGAATAAATACCACAAACCTTATCATTGCATTCATAAGGGCTGTTCTGCGGCTTTCACTGGGCAGCCGAATTTGATACGCCATTACCAAACTGTACATCAGTACAACCGGGAACAAATGTTTTTAGAAGAAGATCAAGGGAATGCCAAGAAAGACCATACCAAAGTGAAGAAAATCTTCAAGTGCAAATTTGAAGGTTGCACCAAACGCTTCCAATATCCTCGAGTGCTTCTGAGACACTACAGCGAAATTCACAAGCTCGCAGGTAGTGAAACTGGCAAGTACGCTTGTAATCAGCCAGACTGTCTCGCTTCCTTTAATGTGTACAGCAACCTCAGACGGCACCTGCAACAAGCTCACGAGATTAATCTTGAAGTCAAAAGGGAGGCCCCAGGTGACTTGCAATTTAAGTGCAGTATAGATGGTTGCAGCCGGACTTACACTATCCGTTCCAGCTACCTACGCCACGTCCAAAGACAGCACAAAGCCCACTATAAGTCAATATTACTGAGGCCGCGTAAAAACTTTCAGTATGACTGtaaacctgacttggaaagatacgACCACAGCCACCTTATTGATGGGGCCGCCCACAGCTCTTCCTCCACAGTTGAACCTGATAAGCTATTTGGGCAAGAACATCTCACTGATGAAGACAGCTGTGGCTCTGCACTACTCGGTGAGCCTAACCTGGAACGACTCAATGCAGAGCGTCTTATTGACGATGgcagcagtgattctgaatctGAGGTTGAGCCTGATTACGAAAGATACCAGAAGCATCTTGACTCGTATGATTCAGCACCAAGTCTAACTGAGTCTAACTTTGAAGGCCACAACAGTGGATTTCTTGATGGCAAAACCTACAGAAAAGCAGCTGAATTGGAGTCGGATTTAGAAAAGGGTGACACTGAACATCATTCTGATGACACAAGTGACTCGGCAGCACAAGAGGAAGACTCGGAGAGAAATGAATCTTGTTTGGCCTTGGACGGTTCCCTTGTGGATGATTCTGAAAAAGATCCAAGAAAATCACTCCGGTGTTGTGATTTCGTGCTTAAGAGTACAGACCATGGATTTGCAATGTGCAAAGCGGAGGTTTTGAGGGATCAGTTTCCATGCATGGTCGATGACTGTCAAACAGTTGTCCTGAGTCGGCGCAGTGTTTTGAGACACTACAAGGTACAGCACAAGATGGCAGCTAAATACGTTGAGCAGAACTTGAACGCACTCCTGGTGTGCAAAAAATACTCCGATCCATCGCACAGTGAAAAATTGGGATCTGATTCACTGAAGCTTCCCAAAAAGCTGGTCTCTGAACAAACCGAGGAAACTCCGGGTTGCAGTGTTCTCAGGCAGCAAAATGGAGAAACGCCTATTAAAACGGAGTATAAAATTGAACCTGAGCAAATTGGAACAGGACAACAATTGCATAACTGCAGCGTGGGAAATGGGAACGATGCTGTTCCGGGCAGTGGGAATGTTCTGTTTCCTGGGAAAACTGTAAGTAGCAATTCTGCCACAGGGATGGCAAACAGAGGTCCTAGCTTCAAAGAAAATGATGCAAATCAGGCTTTTTTACCTAAAAATGGAGGGGTAATTACAAGCTTAACAAAACAAAGTATGAGCCAGAATGGTCCACTTTTCGCTAAATTAAAGCAGCCTTTGAAAAGAAAATCTGAAATGGAGGGACAGTCACAGAGAACAAATTCCACTTTGACGCAGGGCTCGTTCTTTGGCACCAAAGATGGCCAACAGAGCCAGAATGGCCAGCAGAAACCCTTTGACTTGACCACATATAAGCCTATAGGCTTTGAAGCCTCATTTCTGAAGTTTATTCAAGAAAGTGAAGACACTGAGAATGATGTTGATGAAACGTGGCATTGGGAACCACCTAAACGCTGCAAAAAGTATACTTCACAAAAGAGGGAGTCAGCAATTAACACTGGATCGAAAGAATCGACAATGGAAAACTGTAAAGAGTACAGTGCAGACTGTGACAAAAATGACTCTGTGCACAGCGGTTTTCCAGCAATTGAGCCTCTAATTTCACCGGGGCCATCTCCGTCTTTGGAGGACTTGCGAACAATATTGGATAAGGCACTCACAGACTGTGGAGACCTTGCCTTAAAGCAACTTCATTTTCTTCGCCCAGTAGTCGTCCTTGAAAGGTCCGAGTTTTCCACTCCCCTACTAGAACTGTTTCCAACAAAAAAGAGTGACGAACTCTGTGTGGGAAGTTCATAG